CCTTCCACCCGAGCTGTTGGAGGGCACGGGCCGCCGGCTCGTGTACCTCAACACAGCGGACTGCGAAGACGCCGTAGGCCTGCTGCGCAGCCAGACCCCGCACGCTGCGGGCTTCGACGACATCATGGTCTTCGCCGCCAGTCGCCCCCTGCTGGAGATGGCGGATCGGCTCAAGGGCTGGGATTGCTGTCTGAACTTCTTCGCCGGGCCGACCGACAGGGAATTCTCTGCAACATTCAACTTCTACGACGTCCACTACGAGTCTGCGCACGTGGTCGGGACCTCCGGCGGGGCACGATCGGACATGCTAGAGGCCCTCCGGATGACCGCCCAAGGCAAGTTGAACCCCTCCCTGATGATCACTCATGTGGGCGGGCTCGATGCCGTTGCCCACACTTTGGAACATTTCAAGGAGATTCCCGGTGGGAAGAAGCTCTTCTACCCCTGGGTGACAATGCCGCTGGTGGCACTCGCTGATCTGCACACCCACGCCGCCCAGGACCGCAGATACGCGGCACTGGCCGACATCGTCAAGGCCAATAACGGCCTGTGGTGTCAGGAGGCGGAAGTGTTCCTCCTGAGGCACTTCTCCCGACCGGCCGGGCCCGACTGAGACCTGCGGGTCACCCGCCGCCACATCGACCGAACTCGGCACGTAACTTCCACCGAACTCGGTGAAGGGGTCCGCTGCCGGTGAAGGCGTCTGCTGCGTCACGGCGCGAGCCCCGCCGTCCTTGTCATACTCCGCCCATGTCAGATTCCCGGCCCTCCCCCTCGCTGCCCGACGGTCCACTGATCGTCCAGAGCGACAAGACGGTTCTGCTGGAGGTCGCCCACCCCGCCGCCGTCGACGCGCGCCGTGCCATCGCGCCCTTCGCCGAGCTTGAACGCGCCCCGGAACACATTCACACCTACCGGATCACTCCGCTGGCCCTGTGGAATGCGCGCGCCGCCGGACTGGACGCCGAGACGGTGATCCACGTCCTGATCACCTACTCGCGCTTTCCGGTGCCGCATTCGCTGCTGACCGAGATCGCCGAAACCATGGGCCGTTACGGCCGGTTGCAGCTGGTGACAGACCCGGCGCACGGGCTGGTGCTGCACGCCACCGACGCCCCCGTCCTGGCGGAGGTGATGCGCTCCAAACGCACCAAGGGCCTGCTGGGCGAGCCCCTGGGAGACGCTGACGTAGTGGTCCATCCCTCCGAGCGCGGTCACCTCAAGCAGGTACTGATCAAGCTGGGTTGGCCGGCAGAGGACCTGGCGGGCTACGTCGACGGCGAGGCGCACCCGATCACGCTGCGGGATTCGACGGCGGACGTGGCCGCGGGGGTCGAGGGCGCCTTCGCACTGCGCCCCTACCAGAGCGAGGCGGTCGACTCCTTCTGGGCGGGCGGTTCCGGCGTCGTCGTCCTGCCGTGCGGTGCGGGCAAGACCCTGGTGGGGGCGGCGGCTATGGCCCGCTCGGCCACCACCACGCTGATCCTGGTGACCAACGCCGTCTCGGCCCGCCAGTGGAAGCAGGAACTCATGCGCTTCACCTCCCTGACCGAGGATGAGATCGGCGAGTACTCGGGCTCACGCAAGGAGATCCGCCCGGTCACAATCGCCACCTACCAGGTGCTCACCACCAAGCGGAAGGGCGTCTACCCGCACCTGGACCTGTTGGACGCGCGCGACTGGGGGCTGATCATCTACGACGAGGTGCATCTGCTGCCGGCCCCTATCTTCCGCATGACGGCGGACCTGCAGGCCCGCCGTCGGCTGGGACTGACCGCCACACTGGTGCGCGAGGACGGTCGGGAGGACGAGGTGTTCTCCCTGATCGGCCCCAAGCGCTACGACGCCCCGTGGAAGGACCTGGAGAATCAGGGATGGATCGCCCCGGCCGTGTGCACGGAGGTGCGGCTGACGTTGGACGCCGGGGAGCGGATGGCCTACGCCACCGCCGAGGCCGATGAGCGCTACCGGCTGGCCGCCTCCACGCCGGCGAAGCTGCGGATCGTCGAGCGTCTGCTGGCCCGACACCCCGGGGAATCGGCGCTGGTGATCGGCCAGTACGTGGACCAGTTGGAGGAGCTGGCCGAGCACCTAGGGGCGCCGCTGATCACCGGGGCGAGCACGGTGCGTGAGCGCCAGCGCCTATATGAGGCCTTCCGCTGCGGCCAGGTGAGCACGCTGGTGGTTTCCAAGGTCGCCAACTTCTCCATCGACCTGCCCGGCGCGTCCGTGGCCGTGCAGGTGTCGGGCTCCTTCGGGTCGCGGCAGGAGGAGGCACAGCGACTCGGG
This genomic stretch from Actinomyces qiguomingii harbors:
- a CDS encoding DNA repair helicase XPB, which produces MSDSRPSPSLPDGPLIVQSDKTVLLEVAHPAAVDARRAIAPFAELERAPEHIHTYRITPLALWNARAAGLDAETVIHVLITYSRFPVPHSLLTEIAETMGRYGRLQLVTDPAHGLVLHATDAPVLAEVMRSKRTKGLLGEPLGDADVVVHPSERGHLKQVLIKLGWPAEDLAGYVDGEAHPITLRDSTADVAAGVEGAFALRPYQSEAVDSFWAGGSGVVVLPCGAGKTLVGAAAMARSATTTLILVTNAVSARQWKQELMRFTSLTEDEIGEYSGSRKEIRPVTIATYQVLTTKRKGVYPHLDLLDARDWGLIIYDEVHLLPAPIFRMTADLQARRRLGLTATLVREDGREDEVFSLIGPKRYDAPWKDLENQGWIAPAVCTEVRLTLDAGERMAYATAEADERYRLAASTPAKLRIVERLLARHPGESALVIGQYVDQLEELAEHLGAPLITGASTVRERQRLYEAFRCGQVSTLVVSKVANFSIDLPGASVAVQVSGSFGSRQEEAQRLGRIVRPKEDGRQAHFYTVIARDTVDQEFAAHRQRFLAEQGYAYEVIDAEDLEDLQASR